From Bradyrhizobium sp. 4:
TGTGTCTCTTCATCGTCGTCCTGGCGAAAGCCAGGACCCACACCGCGTGATCTCTCGATTCCGATCGGTCGCAGTACCGACGATCAATCTTCGCCAAACATCTCCTTGGGGTAATGGCTCCTGGCTTTCGCCAGGACGACACCGAGGGCGTGCCACCACGACTTCCGCCGCCCCCGAATCGCCGGAATATTTCGGCTTGTTAATCCCGGCGCCCTTGGCACGCGGACGGCCTGTTCCCATGTCCTGCCACGGGAGTCCTGCCACGGGAGTTTCCCTCGGGAGAACGGTTATGTCGTATTCGGACTCGGGCAATGCCTGGCGCAATGACGGTGGGGCGCAGCCGCACGCCTACGATCCCTATCTGCACCCGGAACTGTTCCGCGGCGTTGCGACGCGGCGGGTGTTCGCCTTCCTGATCGACATGGTCGTGATCTCGGTGCCGGTGATCCTCGGCTACCTCTTCATTGCGGTGTTCGGCGTGGTCACGCTCGGCATCGGCTGGGCGCTTTTCTGGCTGGCTTGGCCGGCCTCCGTGATCTGGGCCATCGTCTATTACGGCGCCTGCATCGGCGGTCCGTCGTCCGCGACCATCGGCATGCGCGTGATGGATCTTGAATTGCGCACCTGGTACGGCGCGCCCGGCTATTTCGTGCTCGGGGCCACCCACGCCGTGCTGTTCTGGGTGACCGTCTCGTTCCTGTCGCCTTTCGTCGTCCTGGTCGGCCTCTTCAACGGCCGCAGGCGCTTGCTGCAGGATTTCGTGTTGGGAACGGTCGTGATCAACAATTCCGTTCGTGCGCCGGTGCCTCAAGGCGCCAGGACCTACTGATCAGCGACCTTTCGATCAAGGACCTACTGATCAACCAACCTGGATCAAGAACCTATCAACCTGGACCCGCTATGCTGTCCGATCTGACCTGCCGAGTAGACCGATTGACCGGGGGCTTTCGTAGCGCGATGCTGATGCACATTTTGGAGGCCCACGACGTCCCTTGACCCAGCACTCGCGCGACACCCCACAATTTTACCTCACGGCGCCCTCCCCCTGCCCCTATCTGCCGGGCCGGCACGAGCGCAAGGTGTTTACGCACCTCGTAGGTGAGCGCGCCGGTGACCTCAACGACCTCCTGACCCACGGCGGCTTCCGTCGCAGCCAGTCGATCGCCTACCGTCCCGCCTGCGACCAGTGTCGCGCCTGCGTCTCGGTCCGGGTGATCGCCAACGAGTTCCGCCCCTCCCGCAACTTCCGCAAGGTGATCGCGCGCAACGCCGACATCATCGGCGAGCAGCGCAGCGCGGTGCCGACATCCGAGCAATATTCGGTGTTCCGCGCCTATCTCGATTCCCGTCACCGCCATGGCGGCATGGCCGACATGACCGTGCTCGACTACGCCATGATGGTCGAGGACAGCCACGTCGAGACCCGTATCATCGAGTACCGCAAGCGCGGTCCCGACAGCGGCATCACCGGCCGGGGCGACGAGCTGATCGCGGTCGCGCTGACCGACGTGCTCAGCGACGGCCTGTCGATGGTCTATTCGTTCTTCGAGCCGGGCGAGGTCAGCCGCTCGATGGGCACCTTCATGATCCTCGACCACATCGCCCGCGCCCGCCGGCAGGGATTGCCTTACGTCTATCTCGGCTACTGGATCGAAGGCTCCAAGAAGATGGACTACAAGGCCCGCTTCCTGCCGCAGCAGCGCCTCGCGCCGTCAGGCTGGCTGCGCATCGACGCGCAAGGCGATGCGACGTCCGAGCCGCAGGATTGATCGGCATAGCCGTTCGCCTGCGGGCGACCAATATGCAAGGGCCGTAAGCAGAAGAGACTACGGAGGCATCCTTGTCCCGGACTTACGATTTAATCGCACAGGCCATTATCGAACGACTTCAGGTGCACTGCTCGTATCAGGGTCACTCGCGCGCCGTTTGTCCCGCGTTGCTTGGCCATACGAACGGCGAGGAATACACACTTGCCTTCCAATTCTCTGGCGGCTCCAGCAAAGGACTTCCTCGCGCAGGCGACTGGAAGTGCCTAAAGATCGCCGAGATGAGGAAGGTCGAGCTTCGTTCAGGCAAGTGGCACGCCGGCTCGAGTCATCGCGAAAGTCAGCAATGCGTGAAAGAGGTCGACCTCGACGTCAATCCGCTCAGCCCATACAAGCCGAAACGCCGTCACGGCCCTGATTGATCACCCGAACAGCGTATCCGCGAGCAGCTTCAGGTTCAAAACCACGATGATGCCGGCAACGATCCAAGCGATCGCCGCGACCCACGCCGGGATTACGAACTTGCCCATCTTGCGGCGGTCCGAGACGAACCGCACCAGCGGGATCACGGCGAAAGGCAGCTGCATCGACAACACGACCTGGCTGAATACCAGCAGATCGGCCGTGCCGCGTTCGCCATAGATCGCGGTGACGACGATCACGGGAATGATCGCGATGCCGCGCGTCAGCAACCGGCGCGCCCAGCTCGGCAGGCGCAAATCGAGAAAGCCTTCCATCACGATCTGGCCGGCAAGCGTCGCCGTCACCGTTGAATTCAGGCCCGAGGCAAGCAGCGCCACTGCGAACAGTGTCGAGGCGATGCCGAGCCCGAGCAGCGGCGACAGCAGCTCGAACGCCTGGCCGATCTCGGCAACGTCAGAATGGCCGCTCTTGTGGAAGGT
This genomic window contains:
- a CDS encoding RDD family protein, whose protein sequence is MSYSDSGNAWRNDGGAQPHAYDPYLHPELFRGVATRRVFAFLIDMVVISVPVILGYLFIAVFGVVTLGIGWALFWLAWPASVIWAIVYYGACIGGPSSATIGMRVMDLELRTWYGAPGYFVLGATHAVLFWVTVSFLSPFVVLVGLFNGRRRLLQDFVLGTVVINNSVRAPVPQGARTY
- a CDS encoding arginyltransferase — translated: MTQHSRDTPQFYLTAPSPCPYLPGRHERKVFTHLVGERAGDLNDLLTHGGFRRSQSIAYRPACDQCRACVSVRVIANEFRPSRNFRKVIARNADIIGEQRSAVPTSEQYSVFRAYLDSRHRHGGMADMTVLDYAMMVEDSHVETRIIEYRKRGPDSGITGRGDELIAVALTDVLSDGLSMVYSFFEPGEVSRSMGTFMILDHIARARRQGLPYVYLGYWIEGSKKMDYKARFLPQQRLAPSGWLRIDAQGDATSEPQD